The DNA segment ACTATCCCTTGTAGGAAGTCTATTCTTACCACcagttataaatatttcaaaatattgttgGAGATACATATTAATTTTTGGCAGAATCTTTAAACTGCCCTTGAAGGTAATATGATCGGTCCTATACCTAAACTTACCTTTGTGTTAGGaaattcttgatttgattttagATTGAATTTCAGTGTCGGAAAGCAATGACAAGATCTGGTAGGTTAAAGCTGATAAACCaggtaaaacataaaaaagaaaataatcttgaaTTTTGAAGATGAACTAAGTTGTAATATTTTgcaacttgtttttttttcttcttaacacCATATTAGTGGTCATAGTTTTGCAACTCGTTTTGAAAAACAATgcgagaagagaaagagaaaacaaactgtTTGTTGGAAATATTAAAGTCTTTCATGTAGCTAAAATTTTTCCTGTAGCTAATATTATTAAGATAGGCTGAGCAGTTTTTATTTCAATACATTTCTTGTACTTGGATGGGAGAATCAGCTATAACAAACGCAGTCTGGCATCAACAGCATATTAATAATTTTGTCAGTATAGACTAAAAGAGTCCTCATGGGAATTACTTACTGGCAAAGGATTTAGAAAACAAACACATCTGCAGAGATTCAGCTGAACCATTAATAGGCCTCTATAGCCTTTGGCGTTTTCTAAAATCAGGTAATTAGTGAAATGGCCCACCTAATGCGTCGTGTATCAAAGGCAGCTGCCTCCTTTTTGCTAGtgttgaaaatgaaattatattaatttttctgaaaacataATAAAGTATGACTTTCCTTTAAATGACAAATGCTTTGAGAGTAGTGACCTTCTATTCTGCATCCTAAATGCATTTTATTCCTGTGAGCTGTGTTTTGCTTGCTTGTCTTTTAAATGTTTCAGTGTTTGAACATTCACTTGAGCGATATTTAATCATCACAATTGGTCAGGGTTGATTGCAGTTACAGAAACAGGACCTTGatgtttttagttttgatttttaccATTTTCAAATCCATCCAGTTTACATTGTGTAATTAGTAGACTTTTATAGATCTGTTTCCTGTCCTAATTGAAGCAAATTGTTACAAATCATTTTTCAGTCTCTTCTAGTTTATGAAAAACAGATTTACTCTGATGGTCAAAAATATGATAGTATTTCTGTCTCATTTGAAGGCCTAGGGTTTGTGTCTAGGCAGAAGTTACTAAGTATGTCCCCTTATAACTAAATGATGTTTGAAGCTGGTGGTAGAAATGAAAGTCTCTGCAGTCAAcgtaaaatttaagaattttaatgaaattagaaaaggaaaaagtaaccTCTATACTTGCTACTCTATGACAGCATTTACCCCAATGTTGATCTGGTAGAGCAGGGTGTGAAAACATCCagtgggataatttttttttacctcataGCGTCTAGCACCAACTCATCCAGGCATTGGCTCTAAACTCATCTAGTCATCTAGTCTTGGCATCCCCAATTTCCCTCTCCAAATTGTTTATCCTATTTAAGTCCATATTGGAAGCTTATAGAAAATGAACCTAATCAAGGAAGCAAACACTGTTACtgaaaaggaagcagaaaaactTCAGTGGCAAATAAGATGGCTGTTCATTTCATTTGGTGTTTCACTAGATTGGTGACCTCAGTAATGGCATGATTATATTTTTCTGAGGCTGACTTGAATTCCACCAGATGCTTCTCATAACTTTTGATGGCTGCTTGAAGCTGTGTTTTTTCCACTGCTCCCAGGATGGCACGGACAATCATATCTATGCCAAGGCCAAGAACAGCAACTCCAATACTACCAAGGAGAGAAGCACCAATTTGAGCTAACACAGTGACCAGCTTGTTAATTATGCCAGTTGTGATATTTGAGCCCACAAGTTTAACAGCGACTGCACTGGCTGCAGATGTAGCTTCTCCCAGGATGACCGAAATAACCTTTTGCACTATTGCAATTTTCTCTGTTTCCCTTTCCTTAATATCCTGAAGCTTTCTATAGAGGGTTGGCTCTAGCTTGTCTTTTAGTGCTTCATCAACCTTTTGCAATTCCTTTTGGATTTTCATAATGGCTTGGATGATGATATCACAGTTTTCTTTGATGGTCCCATCTCTTTTCATCTCAATGAAGGCCAGCCTGCACCCCAAGTGCGTATTTAGAACCTCAGTCAGCTTATTGGTGACATCGAAGCTGTCAGATAAGCAATCAAGGAGCTGTTGGTGAAGACGATTTACTTCTTGCCGCCTCTTTGGGTTCTCTGGGTAGAGGAAGTCACTTTGGGCCATATTTCCAATATGATcgctgaaaaataaaatggtaaatttttacTGAAAGTCTTAAAAAACGTCTGCTAACTGCGTAGAAGGGACTAGGAAATCTTTTTCTTCATGCATAGCAAAGAAGCAAGATGCTGTGTAAGGAGAATTCCTCAGAACactcaagttttttgtttttttttttagagagagtctcactctgttacccaggctggagtgcagtggcgtgattttagctcactgcaacctctgcctcccaggttctagcaattctcctgcctcagcctcctgagtagctgggattacaggcacacaccaccatacccagctagttttttgtgttttagtagagacggggtttcaccgtgttgcccaggctggtccccaactcctgagctcaggcagtccaccccctcggcctcccgaagtgctaggattacaggcatgagtcactgtgcccagcctcagcagGTTCTTTAAAACAGTTATTGTTATGAAATTTGGAGTCAGTGTATGGAAAATGTAGGCAACATAATACAACCCTTTGAAGGATAAATTAAGGTATTAGATTTTGTGGTGGTGGGAAATATTCATGTTTATCAGGCATCTGTTTATTAATAAGCATGATTATTTCTAGGTAAtatttaataacttttatttGAAACAGACCCCAATTTGAAATGCTTAGCTCTTGATTACTAGTGCTCCTTAGTTTCTCCAACCCCTAGTCATCACATTGACCACACCTACCGACTGATTTCTCTGAATTTACAGGGCTGTTTTTTGTGTTTCAATACTTGgttattttcacttaaaatattcaaattactttatatttctctataggcaagttatttgttttctaaaccTAAGGGATATCCAAAGGCAACATATATATCATGCTagaatctttaaataatttttttcttgtgataaGAGTATATACTCAAGACTCTTTGGATTAAAATTTCATGTGAGGAGAAGGTAGgaactataaatacaaaaattagtcaggcgtggtggtgcacgcctgtaatcccagctactctggagactgaggcaggagaatcacttgaaccggaggtggaggttgcagggagccaagatggtgccactgcactccagcctaggcaacacagtgagactgtctcaaaaaaaaaaaaaaaaaagtagtgaaagTACAtcatagaatgaataaaataacttGACAGGAGACTTCAGCATTTGTTCTTTTGGCCCATGGTACCATTTAGAGAAAACAGTCATGTTCTTCTGTGTTTATTTGGGTGAAAAATCTAAATTTGAGCCAGTAAGAGCACGATGCTACTCAATATGCATACTTTGAGTAGCCTTTCTATGTGGCtggcacttttttaaaaaattaaactcgagagaaaagagagaaaaaatggagTTCTCTATGCATATCCATGTGGAATCTGGCACAGTCTCTTTTTAAGTAAACAACATCGTAATTAACTTGGACCCTATGTCTTCTAGCACCACAGTTCTTATTCTGCTTAAGGGGAACCTCAGAAGCAtggaatgaaggaatgaagatGTTTTTCTTTCAAGAAAGTAAACCTGAAAATAACCTATCCTCCAAATCATATGGATATAATTTGGAAACGGAAAAGGgaaaatttttctgaaattgtTTAGAAACATAAATAACCATGTATGTTGTTAGATTTAGAAAAATGCACTGGAACCTCctggcaaaataaactaccatggTCAGAAATTCATTTTTATCCTTGATTCAAATccagcacacatgcacatatatacaggCAGGCACATGTGTAACAGACACACATTTCCACAAAACAATACTTAGAAAATCTCTAATCCAATTCCCTTTAAATAAATTGCTTGTTGAGGATCCAGTAAATATTCTTTAAACACACAATGGGTTGCAAACTGTAATTTGATAAGCACAGATTtggactttgaattttattttttcttctagtaattttccattaaatgtttgtcttttttgactCCCGGTTTTCAGATCTCATTATGAAGTGAAAACTCTAGTTTCTGACTGACAGAAGAAAATTAGCTATATTCCTCTTCAGACAGTTAGGCGAGAGGAGTTTCCTTATCctgaaaaagttgaaaatatctcTAGCAGCTATCATATGCCATTATATGAAGGCATAGTTTCCAGAAAAGGTGGGTGGTTTTATCTACCTCAAGATAAACAAATGGAGAAATGAACCTTCCTCCTGGATGGGAGGCAGAATGCTTCCAAGTGGTCGGCTCCTTTTCGGTTAACTCATTTTTTTAGCACAACTTCACAAATTAATCGTAGAATGTTTCTGAAAGACTGAACAGGTGAGCcttatttttttcaggaaaaaaaaaatagaactcttCTCCCCCCAGTATTAAAACACCataaaaacaaaagagtaaaCAGTATGGTACAGGAACAAGAGTCAGTGAATTAATGGAACAAATTAGTCCCCAAAGCAGACTCTTCTAtccatttaataataataaattgtagactctcaaatcaataataatcaaaattattACTCCATAAATGGTTCTGAGTCATGGGCTAGACTTtggagttaaaaaataataacaacgtTGGTAGTGTCATAatgtagaaaattaaataatagctAGAAGAAAATGGATAATTTTCAAATATCTGTATGGAGAAGGACTTTATAAGCCtaaaaccaatgaaaaaaaaaatcacatgcaaAAATTTGACTAATAAAGATGGCCAATgtaaaaagaactgaaaacaagctggggaaaatgcaaaaaaagtactgttattatttttaaaatgcagtgacAATCTAATATATAAATGAGCAAACAACCCTGAACAGAGTACAAAAAAATAGTGTCTAATAAAATGGTGGGAAAAGTTCAGTCTTACTAGAAATCAAAGTGTAAGACACTGTATGTTTTCAACTACTAATGTGTTTCCTCCTTTTAAGTAGTCATGCTCTTGCACTTGCACTCTTACACTCTTCTTCATAGGATCTAGATATCAGTTCATGACTTTGTTCCAATAACAAGTTTGGCTAAGAAACGTTATGATGTGCTAAGAATTGTTTCCCTTATAATGAAAAAGGACTTTTATTCTGAGTCAGACTTACCTTCCTAGCTTTTTTCCTAAGGGTAGGAAGTGGGGAGGGTTTTCTTCTGCTAACATATCTTCAGcaggcctgccaccacacctgctcaGGTATGTCTGAGCTCCAGCTCTGAATACAGCTCCAGGTTATTTCTACACCCCAAATGAGATAAGGAGCACTGGGCAATTAGGAAGAGGAGAGGTGGGGATTGAAGGTGAAACCATTGAATTGTGTTTTGGATAGGTGAAGTTTGAAGAGCTTAGTGAAGAAGGCAATTGTTAATTCATTAACAATTCGTCTAGTATGTTAGTACTTACCACGTGTAAGGTCATATGCTAGCACCACTCTGCAAACCATACAAAGGTGAAAAAGACATGGTCCTTGCTTTTTTGGAATTTCTAATCTAGTTAGGAAGTTAAGACAGATTTGTAACTATAATGTCAAGTTGAAAGTAATATGTCGTACAAAATTAAAGGTATAGTTGGTATTTGACTTGTGCAAATCTGTTTTAAACAACCCAtactttaatatataatatattggcACTGTGGCCATATGGAAACATTTAGTCATCTAGTAAGGTTAACAATTTGTAAGCTTTCAAGTAGATATTCTTAAATATGTGCTTGACAGTTGAGGAGAGGTTGGGCACCACATGGAGAACCATAGTTGGCAGGGTGCAGTATTTTCATTATTGCTCTTAACAATTTAGTTCTGACTCCCAAAGCGGTAACTCCACTCAGCAAAACAAAAGCCTTGCAATTACTTGGAGTCACCCTTCTTAAAGGTCAGAGTTGTTACTCATGCAAGCTTCAAGTGATATTTTACAAACAACCCATAATATTGTGCCCGAGAGGAGTTCTGTGCCATATATTTTCTCCATCTTATTCCATTTTCAGTGACGACCTGTCACTTTCAGAGATTGTGGCACCAGCAGCAAGTAGTATATTTAATCCAGCTCTGGTTACACCCATTCTATGGTAAGTTTGAACTTTTACATAATTTGAATTATCACATGATGGTGCTTCCTGTCAGTGAAAAATTGCACTTGGGGAATTACCATCCACTTTTGTACAGAGTTTATgctattatttgaatattttactgTAGTTATCCATGAAATGGGCTCTGTAGTGCCCTGGAGCAACTGCTGGGGAACTGCCAGCCAGCAGGTGGAGCTCTTGGTCTCTGGGACTCTCGTTTTTCACCTGGGCCTTTGCTGGACTGGAGCAGCTGTGCTTTCTCTTGCTCTTCACATTTGGGATCTGGGTGggtaaaattttatttgatgACAGAGTTCTGTTGCTAAAACAAAGTCTGGAAACTTTTGacttgttattttattaaaaaatgacaaaaacatcTGAAAGTGCTGATGCCATTGATCAGCACACCTtatgaaatgaaaatagagacagagGTTAGCTTGAGATGGATGCTTACTGCACCTAACCTTGTCACTTTTTTTGAATTGAGAAGTCAACATTTAAGATTAAAGAGCATATAAGATATGGTAGAAATATACTGATAATTGTATCTAAAAGTTAAGGTTTATTTAATGACACCATACAGTTGTTTTAGTTTTTCAGAAAAGGAGCCAccttacaaaatgaaaatgtattgatCGTCATAtgttcaaataaaactttttagGATACTTCGTGAATAACAGTAGTGCGTTGACTGTCAAGTGCTAGTGAACTTAGAAATTAATATCAAGATGATTAGAGAAAGCTTCATGGATAATGCAATATATGATTTGTGCTTTGATAGATGGTATATTATGGAGAAATTAAAAGTGAATGGTTTggtaaaacaaataattttttaatatatacttattaccagtaatatataaacttttttaaatagaggagaaaaaacaCCCATAAACctaccattttatttttgatttttgttattccttttcaaaatttgtttatATGCATAAGTATCTTTATAAATTTATCATAATAGTATAAGTAAAATTCATCATATTAATTTACTTAACACTTTACcctatttatagttttaaaaatattttattggttgCATATACTATTCCCTATCTTTACCGTAGTTTAATAAATCCAAAATTGTTTCACTATCACAAATAATATTCTAATAAGCATCATGATACCCACAGATTTTTTTTACTCCATTATCTGGATTATTTCCTCAGCATAAATACCTAGAAGAATTACATAATTAGTGGCATAAGTAATgggaattaaatttttattacttttgatCTGTATCGTAAACTGCATTCCAAAAGCTTTTTCTGTGCTACCCCAAATAAAGTTTTAGAGTAGGATACTGGGTATCCTGCTGtaaattttttacaatttttattttagattcaggaggttcATATGCAAGTTTGTTGCCTGACTATACTGTGTGTTGCGGAGGTTTAGGGTGTGAATGATTCCGTCATCCAGACACTAAGCATAGTGCTGGTATCTTTCCAAGCCAGAGATAGTCCTGCTTAAATATTATTGATTTGCGAAGTGTAAGGTTAAATTTCAAAAAGAGAAGTTCTTGCCTGTTTGGAAATACAAACTGAAAATGTttacaatgaaatgaaatggtCTCTGAGATTTGCTCGCAAATCATCTGGAAAGAATAGTGGGGTAGGGTTACAGAGGAAAAAAGATTGGCcttgttttgataatttttaaagctgaGTTATGGGTACATGGGAGTTTATTATATTATTGTCTCCACCTCTGTGTATGTTTGAACTTTTCttataataacaattaaaaaagaaagaaaggaaaatatgagCCCGTCTAAACCTCTGATGTTTAGTCATTAGTGCTCTCTGAGGTTTTACGTTTCTTCTTGCTGTCACTTTTCTTCACTGTccaaatggggttttgccatcatGCACAGTTCCCTTATTTGGGAGTGTGGAAATAGGGTATAGGTAAAATCAGGAGCTTTTCAGGAGAAAATAACAGCTTCTAACTAGTTCTGAGTCTCctttaattcaaataaaaactgtggcctttaattaaaacaaaaattgctcATGATGTGATGATATACTTTCTGatataaattcttttaaaaaatgtttctgagCAGAAAGAAGAATATTAAAGTCATTCATCAGCATTTATCAAGTGTTCACTGGTGAAACCTCTACTGTATCCCTTGAGGCATTTGAAAAAGACAGTGTTCCTTGCCCTCAAGATGATAACGGCCTGTTTGGAGACACACAGAAAATGCTCAGAGATATTTAGATAGAACATAATTTATGAAAGAGTACAAGTACTATACATTTACCAGTATTAGATTCCACATTCATCCTTTTGCAGATAGGTTCTGAGTgcctatattaatattaatgacaTAAAAGGAAATGGTACTATGCATATAAACTTCACACATTCACATAGGTATCATTTTATCCTTAATCCTTCTTAAAATTGATGTCTTTACTGCTTCTCTTCCACTCTGACTTAATCAGTCCTAGAAattgttaattttcttccttctctgctgTCTTCAGAGAAGGCACCAGGGAAGGTTCCTTCCAAATCACAAGGAACGTGTCATGggatcctcttataacaaagctgctttttttactttattttatttatggttAGGATTCAAGACTGACGGCCTGTTTCAAATTCCTCCTCCTATTGAGAAACAGAGTATTATATCAATAGAAATATCCACGTTGCTTACCTTGCTGTGTTTCTGAGTTCCGTGGTCCCAGCAGTTGTTGAGGAGTATTGTTAACGTGCTTTTTCATCTGGTTTCCTCTGGATATTTCTGGTGGAATGTGATGACTTACAGACTTTGCTGGTCTCTGCTGGG comes from the Macaca mulatta isolate MMU2019108-1 chromosome 11, T2T-MMU8v2.0, whole genome shotgun sequence genome and includes:
- the SMCO3 gene encoding single-pass membrane and coiled-coil domain-containing protein 3 isoform X1: MLAEENPPHFLPLGKKLGSDHIGNMAQSDFLYPENPKRRQEVNRLHQQLLDCLSDSFDVTNKLTEVLNTHLGCRLAFIEMKRDGTIKENCDIIIQAIMKIQKELQKVDEALKDKLEPTLYRKLQDIKERETEKIAIVQKVISVILGEATSAASAVAVKLVGSNITTGIINKLVTVLAQIGASLLGSIGVAVLGLGIDMIVRAILGAVEKTQLQAAIKSYEKHLVEFKSASEKYNHAITEVTNLVKHQMK
- the SMCO3 gene encoding single-pass membrane and coiled-coil domain-containing protein 3 (The RefSeq protein has 1 substitution compared to this genomic sequence): MAQSDILYPENPKRRQEVNRLHQQLLDCLSDSFDVTNKLTEVLNTHLGCRLAFIEMKRDGTIKENCDIIIQAIMKIQKELQKVDEALKDKLEPTLYRKLQDIKERETEKIAIVQKVISVILGEATSAASAVAVKLVGSNITTGIINKLVTVLAQIGASLLGSIGVAVLGLGIDMIVRAILGAVEKTQLQAAIKSYEKHLVEFKSASEKYNHAITEVTNLVKHQMK
- the SMCO3 gene encoding single-pass membrane and coiled-coil domain-containing protein 3 isoform X2, which translates into the protein MAQSDFLYPENPKRRQEVNRLHQQLLDCLSDSFDVTNKLTEVLNTHLGCRLAFIEMKRDGTIKENCDIIIQAIMKIQKELQKVDEALKDKLEPTLYRKLQDIKERETEKIAIVQKVISVILGEATSAASAVAVKLVGSNITTGIINKLVTVLAQIGASLLGSIGVAVLGLGIDMIVRAILGAVEKTQLQAAIKSYEKHLVEFKSASEKYNHAITEVTNLVKHQMK